One segment of Engraulis encrasicolus isolate BLACKSEA-1 unplaced genomic scaffold, IST_EnEncr_1.0 scaffold_185_np1212, whole genome shotgun sequence DNA contains the following:
- the LOC134442632 gene encoding GTPase IMAP family member 8-like codes for MAQEEPHKQHVSELRVVVLGANRSGKTSLINRILGPGHNSPRTLQTRQGEVQGRRVVMVDTVGWWRNFRLVDTAEFIKQKLQLSASMCPPGPHAFLLTVMTDIPFDYDNRRAIEEHLSLFGENIWQHAIIVFTRGGTLEGKTVEEHIESEGKALKWLVEKCGNRYCVFESKYSKDDQIPKLLEQIDAVTRVNGRRHFRLDERTQLKVQDKTRSVKEKAADRRMIKQSKTLREGKGMPSSELAILVLGWVNSKKTSAINLILNREEHFTKRTKSAEMLSGEVEGLKLSVVDTPGWWKFFPAELNPDWVKIELQRSLTVGSNAPHAVLLAVPADTTFLEEQRKITEDNMRMMFGEQVWRHTIVLFTCGDLLGDTSIEEHIEREGEPLKWVVEKCGNRYHVFDNVNTEDRSQVRDLLEIIKEIEEPNEILEMDQTLEESEMENKLAKLMNDLWEEENKQMEANAEVSSKRDGIDFLHILI; via the exons TTTCAGAGCTGCGAGTGGTTGTGCTTGGTGCCAATCGGTCTGGCAAAACGTCTCTGATCAACAGAATTCTTGGTCCTGGTCACAATTCACCCAGAACCCTTCAGACGAGACAAGGTGAGGTCCAAGGGAGGAGAGTGGTGATGGTCGACACCGTTGGATGGTGGAGGAACTTCCGGTTGGTTGACACGGCGGAGTTCATCAAACAGAAGCTTCAGCTGAGCGCGTCCATGTGTCCACCGGGACCCCACGCCTTCCTCTTGACCGTCATGACAGACATACCTTTCGATTATGACAATAGGAGAGCCATAGAGGAACACCTGAGTCTCTTTGGTGAAAACATCTGGCAGCACGCCATAATAGTGTTCACCAGAGGGGGTACTCTGGAGGGCAAAACCGTAGAGGAACACATTGAGAGTGAGGGGAAGGCCTTGAAGTGGCTGGTGGaaaaatgtgggaacagataTTGTGTCTTTGAGAGCAAATATAGTAAGGATGATCAGATTCCAAAACTGCTAGAGCAGATAGATGCTGTGACAAGGGTTAATGGCAGGAGACATTTCCGGCTTGATGAGAGGACACAACTGAAGgttcaagacaagacaagatcaGTGAAGGAGAAAGCAGCAGACAGACGTATGATTAAACAAAGCAAAACACTGAGAGAAG GGAAGGGTATGCCATCATCAGAACTAGCAATCCTTGTACTGGGGTGGGTGAACTCCAAGAAAACATCCGCAATTAATTTAATTTTGAATAGAGAAGAGCATTTTACTAAGAGGACTAAGTCAGCGGAGATGCTTAGCGGAGAGGTGGAAGGACTTAAGCTCTCTGTTGTTGACACCCCTGGCTGGTGGAAGTTCTTCCCTGCCGAGTTGAACCCTGACTGGGTGAAGATAGAGCTCCAGAGAAGTCTGACAGTCGGCTCCAATGCTCCCCATGCTGTGCTACTTGCAGTTCCAGCAGACACTACATTCTTGGAGGAACAGCGGAAGATCACGGAGGACAACATGAGGATGATGTTTGGAGAGCAGGTCTGGAGACACACCATAGTGCTGTTCACGTGCGGGGACCTGTTGGGAGACACCAGCATAGAGGAGCATatcgagagggagggagaacccCTGAAGTGGGTCGTGGAGAAGTGTGGGAATCGATACCACGTCTTTGACAACGTCAACACAGAAGACAGATCTCAGGTGAGGGACTTGCTGGAGATTATCAAAGAGATCGAAGAGCCAAATGAAATCTTAGAAATGGACCAGACCCTGGAAGAGTCAGAAATGGAAAATAAACTTGCAAAATTAATGAATGACTTGTGGGAAGAGGAAAACAAACAGATGGAAGCTAATGCAGAAGTATCAAGTAAAAGAGATGGCATTGACT TTTTACACATCCTGATATGA